In Duganella zoogloeoides, a single genomic region encodes these proteins:
- a CDS encoding VanZ family protein gives MPAPGAKPGRRAKNPKPPKPLPTPASKSSPLARAAFLAYLLLIIYASWFPFSGWQNQGLSPWIFLETYTMPRYWTKFDAITNVVGYIPLGTLLVYALYPHVRKFFAFLIGATAGVLVSGTMEAVQTFLPTRVSSNLDFWTNSAGCTVGALIGVLTVRRLLDRSQLQRLRQAWFAPHASQGLVLLALWPLAQIYPQNFLFGLGQILPILSDWLSWAADAEIDLASYIRPDVVLTVEQYWLSETIITACGMVGASLTLLCLLRKPSPRALLVAAMIASAILVKALASALLFAPENAFVWMTPGAEGGFLIGAIMLAGLGFAPHAAQRRVAVITLLLALVIINTTPANPYFVATLQTWVQGKFLNFNGAAQFLSLLWPFFAIWFLWLPSHKLNAAGQGRVS, from the coding sequence TTGCCAGCGCCAGGCGCCAAGCCTGGCCGGCGCGCCAAGAACCCCAAGCCGCCAAAGCCGCTGCCCACGCCGGCCAGCAAATCGTCACCACTGGCCCGCGCCGCCTTCCTGGCCTACCTGCTGCTGATCATTTACGCCAGCTGGTTCCCGTTTTCCGGCTGGCAGAACCAGGGCCTGTCGCCGTGGATTTTCCTCGAAACCTATACCATGCCACGGTACTGGACCAAGTTCGACGCCATTACCAACGTGGTCGGCTACATCCCGCTTGGCACCTTGCTGGTGTACGCGCTGTATCCGCACGTGCGCAAATTCTTCGCCTTCTTGATCGGCGCGACGGCCGGGGTGCTGGTGTCCGGCACGATGGAGGCGGTGCAGACGTTCCTGCCCACGCGGGTGTCGTCCAACCTCGACTTCTGGACCAACTCCGCCGGCTGCACGGTGGGCGCGCTGATCGGCGTGCTGACCGTGCGCCGCCTGCTCGACCGCAGCCAGTTGCAGCGCCTGCGCCAGGCGTGGTTCGCGCCGCACGCCAGCCAGGGCCTGGTGCTGCTGGCCCTGTGGCCGCTGGCGCAGATCTATCCGCAAAACTTCCTGTTCGGCCTGGGCCAGATCCTGCCGATCCTGTCGGACTGGCTGTCGTGGGCAGCCGATGCCGAGATCGACCTGGCCAGCTATATCCGTCCGGACGTGGTGCTCACGGTGGAACAGTACTGGCTCTCGGAAACCATCATTACTGCCTGCGGCATGGTGGGCGCATCATTGACGCTGCTGTGCCTGCTGCGCAAGCCGTCGCCGCGGGCGCTGCTGGTCGCGGCCATGATCGCCAGCGCGATCCTGGTCAAGGCGCTGGCGTCGGCGCTGCTGTTCGCGCCCGAGAATGCGTTCGTGTGGATGACACCCGGCGCCGAAGGGGGCTTTTTGATCGGCGCCATCATGCTGGCCGGCCTGGGCTTCGCACCGCACGCGGCGCAGCGGCGGGTGGCGGTGATTACACTGCTGCTGGCCCTGGTGATCATCAACACCACGCCGGCCAACCCTTACTTCGTGGCGACTTTGCAAACCTGGGTGCAAGGCAAGTTCCTGAACTTCAATGGCGCAGCGCAATTCCTCAGCCTGCTGTGGCCGTTCTTTGCGATCTGGTTCCTGTGGCTGCCGTCCCATAAGCTCAACGCCGCCGGCCAAGGGCGGGTATCATAG
- a CDS encoding ABC-type transport auxiliary lipoprotein family protein, with product MTNLRNRFAIAALAVLLGACASKGPTQSHFDFGPLPQAATITAGSIAPIIVADMTGPAALDSERMHYRLLYADARQQRPYAYNQWTATPLQLMTQRLKARIAQAGVKVLSTTDAAAGAMLLRTELDDFAHNFDSATASNGTITLRASVFSAHKLVDQKSFTRSVPAPTADAAGGARALADAADALSGDVLAWLATLPAPK from the coding sequence ATGACCAACCTGCGCAACCGTTTTGCCATTGCCGCCCTGGCTGTCCTGCTGGGCGCCTGCGCCAGCAAGGGCCCCACCCAGTCCCACTTCGACTTCGGCCCGCTGCCGCAAGCGGCGACTATCACCGCCGGCAGCATCGCACCGATCATCGTGGCCGATATGACCGGACCGGCGGCGCTCGATTCGGAGCGCATGCATTACCGCCTGCTGTACGCCGATGCGCGCCAGCAGCGGCCCTACGCCTACAACCAGTGGACCGCCACGCCATTGCAGCTGATGACGCAGCGCCTGAAGGCGCGCATCGCCCAGGCTGGCGTAAAAGTGCTGTCCACCACCGATGCGGCAGCCGGCGCCATGCTGCTGCGCACGGAGCTCGACGACTTCGCCCATAACTTCGACAGCGCCACCGCCAGCAACGGCACCATCACGCTGCGCGCGTCGGTGTTCTCGGCCCACAAGCTGGTGGATCAAAAAAGCTTTACCCGCAGCGTACCGGCCCCCACGGCGGATGCCGCCGGTGGCGCCCGCGCGCTGGCCGACGCCGCCGACGCGCTGTCGGGCGATGTGCTGGCCTGGCTGGCAACCCTGCCGGCGCCCAAATAA
- a CDS encoding MlaD family protein: MENRSHALTTGFFTITLLIAAILFGIWFNQDRVERVPYVIATTQAVPGLNPQAPVRYRGLEVGKVGSIAFDPQMAGQILVTLNINTDAPITRTTFATLGYQGVTGIAFISLDDEKTGSPLLATNTDHPARIPLRQGFLDQVEKRGREILTQTEEVTRRLNTLLSPENQKIMLAAFADVSTTANKYRDLPEKLEPTIAKLPALANHAQSTLDSFNALATDLNRLSTSLQAPDGPIQRVSDSVERITTSVESVAGGLEMDTLPQVNSLSDDTRASMRAVRRTMNKINDRPQSLIFGAPGIPPGPGEDGFVAPAK, encoded by the coding sequence ATGGAAAACCGATCGCATGCACTGACCACCGGCTTTTTTACGATCACCTTGCTGATCGCGGCCATTTTGTTCGGCATCTGGTTCAACCAGGACCGCGTGGAGCGCGTGCCCTACGTGATCGCCACCACCCAGGCGGTGCCGGGACTGAACCCGCAGGCGCCGGTGCGCTATCGCGGCCTCGAAGTCGGTAAAGTGGGCAGCATCGCCTTTGATCCGCAGATGGCCGGCCAGATCCTGGTTACCCTCAACATCAATACCGATGCACCGATCACCCGCACCACGTTTGCCACGCTGGGCTACCAGGGTGTGACCGGCATCGCCTTCATCTCGCTCGACGACGAAAAAACCGGCTCGCCGCTGCTGGCCACCAATACCGACCACCCGGCCCGCATTCCGCTGCGCCAGGGCTTCCTCGACCAGGTGGAAAAGCGCGGCCGCGAAATCCTCACCCAGACCGAGGAAGTCACGCGCCGCCTGAACACCCTGCTCAGCCCCGAGAACCAGAAGATCATGCTGGCCGCCTTTGCCGACGTGAGCACCACCGCCAACAAGTACCGCGACCTGCCCGAAAAGCTGGAACCGACGATTGCCAAGCTGCCGGCGCTGGCCAATCACGCGCAAAGCACGCTCGACTCGTTCAACGCGCTGGCCACCGACCTCAATCGCCTCAGTACCAGCCTGCAGGCGCCCGATGGGCCGATCCAGCGCGTGAGCGATTCGGTCGAGCGCATCACCACGTCTGTGGAGTCGGTGGCGGGCGGCCTGGAGATGGACACGCTGCCGCAGGTCAATTCGCTGTCGGACGACACCCGCGCCTCGATGCGCGCCGTGCGCCGCACCATGAACAAGATTAACGATCGTCCGCAAAGCCTGATCTTCGGCGCGCCCGGCATTCCGCCCGGGCCAGGTGAAGATGGATTTGTCGCCCCGGCCAAATAA
- a CDS encoding ABC transporter ATP-binding protein, translating into MTEDDNSCGPGTGELTLDGSVPIVDINGLWTKYGRTVVHQDLNLEIEQGEIMSIVGGSGTGKTTLLRQMLGLERPARGCVKVFGEDISEINAEQLQQLRNHWGMLFQQGALYSALTVFENIAQPMRELKVLPEDLVRDAVLLKMNMVGLGPEQANKMPSDLSGGMVKRVALARALALEPKLLFLDEPTAGLDPDLSEAFVALIKSLHRELGLTVVMVTHDLDTLFALSTRIAVLAEKHVIALGPLQDLLKVDHPFIKEFFLGDRGRRALEALDEKTNKEH; encoded by the coding sequence ATGACTGAAGATGACAACAGCTGTGGCCCCGGCACCGGCGAACTGACGCTCGACGGCAGCGTGCCGATTGTGGACATCAACGGCCTGTGGACCAAGTACGGCCGCACCGTGGTGCACCAGGACCTCAACCTGGAAATCGAACAGGGCGAGATCATGTCCATCGTCGGCGGGTCCGGCACCGGCAAGACCACGCTGCTGCGCCAGATGCTGGGGCTGGAACGTCCCGCGCGCGGGTGCGTGAAGGTTTTCGGCGAAGATATCAGCGAAATCAACGCCGAGCAGCTGCAGCAGTTGCGCAACCACTGGGGCATGTTGTTCCAGCAGGGTGCGCTGTACTCGGCGTTGACGGTGTTCGAGAACATCGCCCAGCCCATGCGCGAACTGAAAGTGCTGCCCGAAGACCTGGTGCGCGATGCCGTGCTGCTGAAAATGAATATGGTGGGCCTGGGCCCGGAACAGGCCAACAAGATGCCGTCCGACCTGTCGGGCGGCATGGTGAAACGGGTGGCGCTGGCGCGCGCGCTGGCCCTGGAACCGAAGCTGCTGTTCCTCGACGAACCCACGGCCGGCCTCGACCCCGACCTGTCCGAAGCATTCGTGGCGCTGATCAAGTCGCTGCACCGCGAGCTGGGACTGACGGTGGTAATGGTCACGCACGACCTGGACACGCTGTTCGCACTGTCCACCCGGATTGCCGTACTGGCTGAAAAACACGTGATCGCCCTGGGCCCGCTCCAGGACCTGCTCAAGGTCGATCACCCCTTCATCAAGGAGTTCTTCCTTGGCGACCGCGGACGCCGCGCGCTGGAAGCACTCGATGAAAAGACCAACAAGGAGCACTGA